A single genomic interval of Helicoverpa armigera isolate CAAS_96S chromosome 13, ASM3070526v1, whole genome shotgun sequence harbors:
- the LOC110371671 gene encoding synaptic vesicle 2-related protein, whose translation MGRSKGYQDLDDSHIRPRSPGPPMPPPQEIEMASVSVVPDDTFTVTQAVNALGFGWFQVKLSLFTGLCWMADSMEMTILSILSPALHCEWNISKYQQALTTTIVFMGMMLSSTFWGNISDRYGRKTALSMCGVLLFYYGLLSSIAPNFLWLLFLRGLVGFAIGCVPQSVTLYAEFLPTKQRAKCVVLLDCFWALGACLEVALALVVMPTLGVHWLLALSTIPLLLFALICPWLPESARYHVASGEPDKALATLEQIAQDNGRPMLLGRLVCDDSVGIGQRGRLKHLLIPHLRNTSLLLWFIWMSCAFCYYGLVLMTTELFESEGGGLEQPCAADCRPLQTTDYMDLLWTTLAEFPGIFATIFIIEKYGRKKTMATQFVIFAMCVCVLIYNGNRTFLTCILFLARGIIAGLFQAAYVYTPEVYPTALRATAVGACSAVARLGAMITPYVAQVLLKNSIVIATSVYSLVAVLAAGACLALPIETKGREMRDTVTVTS comes from the exons ATGGGTCGGTCTAAAGGATACCAGGATCTGGATGACAGCCACATACGGCCACGGTCTCCGGGGCCGCCGATGCCACCACCACAAGAGATTGAAATGGCATCGGTGTCCGTAGTCCCTGACG ACACTTTCACTGTGACTCAAGCAGTAAATGCTCTCGGGTTTGGCTGGTTTCAAGTCAAACTGTCACTTTTCACCGGACTATGCTGGATGGCGGACTCTATGGAGATGACTATATTGAGCATCTTGTCACCAGCTTTGCATTGTGAATGGAATATCAGCAA ATACCAGCAGGCACTGACTACTACAATAGTGTTCATGGGAATGATGTTGAGCTCCACTTTCTGGGGGAACATCAGTGACCGGTATGGAAGGAAAACT gCACTAAGTATGTGTGGTGTATTACTGTTCTACTATGGCCTGCTGAGCTCAATAGCTCCAAACTTCCTCTGGTTGTTATTCCTAAGAGGACTAGTGGGCTTTGCTATTGGATGTGTACCACAATC tgtcaCATTGTATGCAGAATTTTTGCCAACAAAACAGAGAGCAAAGTGTGTTGTACTTCTCGAT TGTTTCTGGGCGCTAGGAGCTTGTTTGGAAGTAGCTCTGGCGCTGGTGGTGAtgcccacattaggcgtgcacTGGCTCCTGGCATTATCAACTATACCACTGCTGTTGTTTGCTCTTATATGCCCT TGGCTTCCTGAGTCTGCAAGATATCATGTAGCCAGTGGTGAACCTGACAAAGCTTTGGCAACATTAGAACAG ATAGCTCAAGACAATGGCCGACCGATGCTATTAGGTCGTCTGGTTTGCGATGACTCAGTGGGGATAGGCCAGCGGGGCAGACTGAAGCATCTGCTCATTCCACATCTAAGGAACACCAGTTTACTGCTCTGGTTTATATG GATGTCGTGCGCGTTCTGCTACTACGGGCTGGTGCTGATGACGACGGAGCTGTTCGAGTCGGAGGGCGGCGGCCTGGAGCAGCCCTGCGCCGCCGACTGCCGCCCGCTGCAGACCACCGACTACATGGACCTGCTGTGGACCACGCTCGCTGAGTTCCCTG GTATATTCGCAACAATATTTATCATCGAGAAGTACGGACGCAAGAAGACCATGGCTACACAATTTGTTATATTCGCAATGTGTGTCTGCGTTCTCATATACAATGGAAA TCGTACATTCCTGACCTGCATTCTATTTCTTGCAAGAGGAATCATTGCTGGTCTGTTCCAAGCTGCTTACGTTTATACTCCAGAG GTTTACCCAACAGCGCTAAGAGCGACGGCGGTGGGCGCCTGCAGTGCCGTCGCTAGGCTCGGAGCTATGATCACACCATATGTTGCACAG gtGCTTCTAAAGAATTCCATAGTAATAGCTACAAGCGTATACTCTCTGGTAGCAGTGTTAGCGGCCGGAGCCTGCCTCGCGCTGCCCATTGAGACCAAAGGCCGGGAAATGAGAGACACCGTCACGGTAACCAGCTAG
- the LOC110371606 gene encoding lysine-specific demethylase 5 — protein MDSKNIQKNAMHKSAEFTFTPPPEAPVFEPTPEEFLDPLGYIAKIRPVAEKTGICKIKPPSRWQPPFSLDVDKLKFVPRIQKVNELEAITRLKLLFLEKILKFWELQGSPLKIPMIENKTLDLYCLKFWVDEEGGFEACNSPKKWRKIANAMGYSQHTSSMNFLRSNYEKILLPYEIFEKSKADILKTVKKSEPKFEVKEDEVGKPQIIEVPIERITKIKVDLDFDEDKPHTSIKKTKTGSDIKPDFDSLKNKVETEEVKRNRELRRLACYGPGPKMPGLNDEEFDITKSRKRPRYDLDPLAVYQCAICQKDHRDDLLLICNGCSDTYHTFCLRPPLNAVPDGDWRCPCCIAEEVHKPAEAFGFAQAEREYTLQQFGEMADKFKSDYFAMSGHLVPTTVAEKEFWRIISSVEEDVTVEYGADLHSMDHGSGFPTKSSLNLYPGDQEYVDSGWNLNNLPVLDGSVLRFINADISGMTVPWMYVGMCFSAFCWHNEDHWSYSINYLHWGEAKTWYGVPGSGAELLENAMKAAAPDLFKSQPDLLHQLVTIMNPNILMAAGVPIYRTDQHAGEFVVTFPRAYHAGFNQGYNFAEAVNFAPPDWLKIGRECITHYKNLKRFCVFSHDELICKMALEGDRLDLETALETQKELVRATAEEGSLRAHIAKKGLKSVRRTAFELLGDDERLCEVCKTTCFLSSVSCSDCKHMVCLQHADDLCKCPLEKKTLNYRYDMDELHIMLQTIDFRVNSFDKWMTETKKILLPTAPDIGRLQKLKLLIDEAEELKIPKCALLAQLKEEYTKATENVEPIVIELDDD, from the coding sequence ATGGATAGcaaaaatatacagaaaaatGCCATGCATAAAAGTGCAGAATTCACTTTCACTCCACCACCCGAAGCGCCTGTGTTTGAACCTACGCCCGAAGAATTCTTGGAtccactcggatatatagcaaAAATTCGTCCTGTTGCAGAAAAAACAGGCATCTGTAAAATAAAGCCTCCGTCACGCTGGCAGCCACCTTTTTCTTTAGACGTGGACAAATTGAAATTTGTTCCTAGGATACAGAAAGTGAACGAGTTGGAAGCCATAACGCGtctaaaacttttgtttctCGAGAAGATTTTAAAGTTTTGGGAACTTCAAGGATCGCCATTGAAAATACCtatgattgaaaataaaacctTAGATTTGTACTGTCTCAAATTTTGGGTTGATGAAGAAGGTGGTTTTGAAGCCTGCAATAGTCCTAAAAAATGGCGTAAGATTGCTAATGCCATGGGTTACAGTCAACACACTAGTTCTATGAATTTTCTAAGGAGCAATTATGAAAAAATTTTGCTTCCctatgaaatatttgaaaaaagtaaAGCTGATATATTAAAAACTGTGAAGAAGTCTGAGCCCAAATTTGAAGTAAAAGAAGATGAAGTTGGGAAGCCACAGATtattgaagtaccaatagaacGAATAACAAAGATCAAAGTAGACTTAGATTTTGATGAAGATAAGCCTCACacaagtattaaaaaaactaagaCAGGGTCTGATATCAAACCTGATTTTGATAGCTTAAAGAACAAAGTTGAGACTGAAGAGGTAAAACGCAACAGAGAGCTACGAAGATTAGCCTGTTATGGACCAGGGCCCAAAATGCCTGGTCTCAATGATGAAGAGTTTGATATTACAAAGTCAAGGAAGAGGCCCCGCTATGATCTGGATCCTCTTGCAGTATACCAGTGTGCAATATGCCAAAAAGACCACAGGGATGACTTGCTATTAATTTGCAATGGTTGTTCTGACACTTATCATACATTTTGTTTAAGACCTCCATTGAATGCAGTACCTGATGGAGATTGGCGTTGCCCTTGTTGCATAGCTGAGGAGGTCCATAAACCAGCAGAAGCATTTGGGTTTGCTCAGGCAGAAAGAGAATACACATTACAGCAATTTGGAGAAATGGCAGATAAATTTAAATCAGACTATTTTGCTATGTCTGGCCATTTAGTTCCAACAACAGTGGCTGAAAAGGAATTTTGGAGGATTATTTCATCAGTGGAAGAAGATGTAACAGTAGAATATGGTGCAGACCTTCACTCAATGGATCATGGATCTGGTTTTCCAACAAAATCTTCACTCAATCTATATCCTGGCGATCAAGAATATGTAGATTCAGGGTGGaacttaaataatttaccaGTACTAGATGGTTCTGTTTTAAGATTTATTAATGCTGACATATCTGGCATGACTGTACCTTGGATGTATGTTGGTATGTGCTTTTCAGCATTTTGCTGGCATAATGAAGACCACTGGAgctattcaataaattatttgcattGGGGTGAGGCTAAAACCTGGTACGGCGTACCAGGCAGTGGTGCTGAATTGTTGGAAAATGCCATGAAAGCAGCAGCACCTGATCTCTTCAAATCGCAACCAGATTTATTACACCAGCTCGTAACGATCATGAACCCAAATATTTTGATGGCGGCTGGGGTACCAATTTATAGGACTGATCAGCATGCTGGAGAATTTGTAGTCACCTTCCCCAGAGCATATCATGCTGGCTTCAACCAAGGTTATAATTTTGCTGAAGCAGTTAATTTTGCTCCACCTGATTGGCTCAAGATAGGACGTGAGTGTATAACTCActacaaaaatctaaaaaggTTTTGTGTCTTTTCACATGATGAATTGATTTGCAAAATGGCTTTGGAAGGGGATAGACTAGATTTGGAGACTGCACTAGAAACTCAAAAAGAATTAGTCAGAGCTACTGCAGAAGAAGGGAGTCTAAGAGCTCACATAGCAAAAAAGGGACTTAAGAGTGTTCGTAGGACTGCATTTGAGTTGCTCGGTGATGATGAACGGCTCTGTGAAGTGTGCAAAACAACATGTTTCTTATCTTCAGTATCATGTAGTGATTGTAAACACATGGTTTGTCTGCAGCATGCTGATGACTTATGCAAATGCCCTCTGGAGAAAAAGACATTAAACTATCGCTATGATATGGATGAACTGCACATTATGCTACAGACTATAGACTTTAGAGTAAATAGTTTTGATAAATGGAtgacagaaacaaaaaaaatattacttcccACTGCACCCGACATTGGGAGGctccaaaaattaaaattgttgattGACGAAGCTGAGGAACTTAAAATACCAAAGTGTGCCCTGTTGGCACAACTAAAAGAAGAGTATACAAAGGCAACAGAAAATGTTGAACCAATAGTTATAGAATTAGATGATGATTAA